In Streptococcus dysgalactiae subsp. dysgalactiae, the following are encoded in one genomic region:
- the gltX gene encoding glutamate--tRNA ligase, with product MSIKPIRVRYAPSPTGLLHIGNARTALFNYLYARHHGGTFIIRIEDTDRKRHVEDGERSQLENLKWLGMDWDESPETHEQYRQSERLDLYQKYIDQLLAEGKAYKSYVTEDELAAERERQEAAGETPRYINEFLGMTEEQKAAYIAEREAAGIIPTVRLAVNEAGIYKWTDMVKGDIEFEGGNIGGDWVIQKKDGYPTYNFAVVVDDHDMQISHVIRGDDHIANTPKQLMVYEALGWEAPAFGHMTLIINSDTGKKLSKRDTNTLQFIEDYRKKGYMPEAVFNFIAFLGWNPGGEEEIFSREQLIDLFDENRLSKSPAAFDQKKMDWMSNEYLKNADFETVYALCKPFLEEAGRLTEKAEKLVELYKPQLKSADEIISLTDLFFSDFPELTEAEKEVMAGETVPTVLKAFKEKLEAMSDEDFKPENIFPQIKAVQKETGIKGKNLFMPIRIAVSGEMHGPELPNTIYLLGRDKSIEHINKML from the coding sequence ATGTCAATAAAACCAATTCGTGTGCGTTACGCACCAAGTCCAACGGGATTACTACACATCGGGAATGCGCGTACAGCGCTCTTTAACTACCTTTATGCGCGTCATCATGGCGGCACCTTTATCATTCGTATTGAAGATACCGACCGTAAACGTCATGTGGAAGACGGAGAGCGTTCGCAATTAGAAAACTTAAAATGGCTTGGTATGGACTGGGATGAAAGCCCAGAAACCCATGAGCAATACCGCCAGTCAGAACGTCTAGATCTCTACCAAAAATACATTGATCAATTATTGGCAGAAGGCAAGGCCTATAAGTCTTACGTGACAGAAGACGAATTGGCAGCCGAGCGTGAGCGCCAAGAAGCAGCAGGTGAGACACCACGCTACATCAATGAATTTCTTGGCATGACAGAAGAGCAAAAAGCAGCTTATATTGCTGAGCGTGAAGCTGCTGGAATTATTCCAACCGTTCGTTTAGCTGTTAACGAAGCTGGTATTTACAAATGGACGGACATGGTTAAAGGGGATATTGAGTTTGAAGGTGGCAATATTGGTGGTGACTGGGTTATTCAGAAAAAAGATGGTTACCCAACTTACAACTTTGCGGTTGTTGTAGATGACCACGACATGCAAATTTCACATGTTATCCGTGGGGATGACCATATAGCCAATACGCCAAAACAATTGATGGTGTATGAAGCCCTAGGTTGGGAAGCGCCAGCCTTTGGTCACATGACCCTTATCATCAATTCTGACACAGGGAAAAAATTATCTAAACGCGACACCAATACTCTCCAATTTATCGAAGATTACCGCAAAAAAGGCTATATGCCTGAAGCTGTCTTTAACTTTATTGCATTTTTGGGGTGGAATCCTGGCGGAGAAGAGGAAATCTTCTCTCGTGAGCAGTTAATTGACCTTTTTGATGAAAATCGTCTCAGCAAGTCGCCAGCAGCCTTTGACCAGAAGAAAATGGATTGGATGAGCAATGAGTACTTAAAAAATGCGGATTTTGAAACAGTTTATGCCCTCTGCAAACCTTTCCTTGAAGAAGCAGGCCGTTTGACTGAAAAAGCTGAGAAGCTAGTAGAATTATACAAACCACAGTTAAAATCTGCAGATGAGATTATTTCACTGACCGATCTTTTCTTCTCAGACTTCCCAGAATTGACAGAAGCTGAAAAAGAAGTAATGGCAGGTGAAACTGTTCCGACGGTTTTGAAAGCTTTCAAGGAAAAATTGGAAGCTATGTCAGATGAAGACTTCAAACCAGAAAACATTTTCCCACAAATTAAGGCTGTTCAAAAAGAAACAGGAATCAAGGGGAAAAACCTCTTTATGCCAATCCGTATTGCTGTTTCTGGTGAAATGCATGGCCCTGAATTACCAAATACAATCTATTTGCTAGGTCGTGACAAATCTATCGAACATATTAACAAGATGCTTTAA